The genomic region ATCGACGAATGGATATAAAAAAGCTCTGGAGGTATATATAATGGTCACTATCGGCATACTGATTTTCCCACAGGTGGAAGAGCTTGATTTTGTAGGCCCTTTCGAGGTTCTCAGTTACCCGAACAAATTGCGTTCTGAAAGTACAAAAGTACTGACTGTAGCGGAGACTATAAACCCCGTTCAGGCTTTCAACGGCTTGAAAGTCATTCCTGACATTGATTTTGCCAACTGCCCTCCCCTGGATATCATCGTGGTTCCTGGCGGCAAAGGCCGGATGAAGGCCATGCATGACCCCGCGATCAGAGACTTTATCCTGCAGCAGGCGAAAACTGCCCGCTATATCACTTCGGTATGCACCGGCGCTTTCATATTGGCCGAAGCGGGAATACTTGACGGCAAACGGGCAACAACCTATTTTGCCGCTCTCCCCGAACTGGCCGGTTACCCGGCTATCCATCCGGTAAAATCGAAAGTCGTCCAGGATGGCAGTGTGATCACCGCAGCCGGCGTCAGTTCCGGTCTCGAACTGGGTTTCTATCTCCTAAAACTGCTGTTCGGCAGGGAATTCGCCCAGGAAGTCGCCGCTAAAATCGAATATGATGTAGACGTAGAAAAACTATAATTCCGGGGGTCAGGATTGACTTATTTTAAAAATTGACTTATTTGCAGGAGCAAGGCTAATAAATAGGTTTTAACAGTTATACCCAATGGGTGGGTGTGATTCCGGAGAGTATAAGCTACCAAGCTGTGGAGAAACTTGCATGATTGCAAAATAAAAGGAACAA from Thermosinus carboxydivorans Nor1 harbors:
- a CDS encoding DJ-1/PfpI family protein; this encodes MVTIGILIFPQVEELDFVGPFEVLSYPNKLRSESTKVLTVAETINPVQAFNGLKVIPDIDFANCPPLDIIVVPGGKGRMKAMHDPAIRDFILQQAKTARYITSVCTGAFILAEAGILDGKRATTYFAALPELAGYPAIHPVKSKVVQDGSVITAAGVSSGLELGFYLLKLLFGREFAQEVAAKIEYDVDVEKL